The following are encoded in a window of Phocoena phocoena chromosome 2, mPhoPho1.1, whole genome shotgun sequence genomic DNA:
- the ARPP19 gene encoding cAMP-regulated phosphoprotein 19 isoform X1: MSAEVPEAASAEEQKVSHNLLLWFVVQPLILNNLEEMEDKVTSPEKAEEAKLKARYPHLGQKPGGSDFLRKRLQKGQKYFDSGDYNMAKAKMKNKQLPTAAPDKTDVTGDHIPTPQDLPQRKPSLVASKLAG, from the exons ATGTCCGCGGAAGTCCCCGAGGCAGCCTCCGCGGAGGAGCAGAAGGTGAGT CACAACCTGCTCCTCTGGTTTGTTGTGCAACCATTGATTCTTAACAATCTAGAA gaaATGGAAGACAAAGTGACTAGTCCAGAGAAGGCTgaagaagcaaaattaaaagcCAGGTATCCTCATCTGGGACAAAAGCCTGGAGGTTCAGATTTTTTAAGGAAACGATTGCAGAAAGGG caaaaatattttgattctgGGGATTACAACATGGCTAAAGCAAAAATGAAGAACAAGCAACTTCCTACTGCAGCTCCGGATAAGACAGACGTCACTGGTGACCACATTCCCACTCCACAGGACCTTCCTCAACGGAAACCATCTCTTGTTGCTAGCAAGCTGGCTGGCTGA
- the ARPP19 gene encoding cAMP-regulated phosphoprotein 19 isoform X2, with protein sequence MSAEVPEAASAEEQKEMEDKVTSPEKAEEAKLKARYPHLGQKPGGSDFLRKRLQKGQKYFDSGDYNMAKAKMKNKQLPTAAPDKTDVTGDHIPTPQDLPQRKPSLVASKLAG encoded by the exons ATGTCCGCGGAAGTCCCCGAGGCAGCCTCCGCGGAGGAGCAGAAG gaaATGGAAGACAAAGTGACTAGTCCAGAGAAGGCTgaagaagcaaaattaaaagcCAGGTATCCTCATCTGGGACAAAAGCCTGGAGGTTCAGATTTTTTAAGGAAACGATTGCAGAAAGGG caaaaatattttgattctgGGGATTACAACATGGCTAAAGCAAAAATGAAGAACAAGCAACTTCCTACTGCAGCTCCGGATAAGACAGACGTCACTGGTGACCACATTCCCACTCCACAGGACCTTCCTCAACGGAAACCATCTCTTGTTGCTAGCAAGCTGGCTGGCTGA